A stretch of the Bacteroidales bacterium genome encodes the following:
- a CDS encoding HD domain-containing protein translates to MSDQGSFLQTLNLLENKWLDILKKECLRCFSNNFLPSHDCSHHARVWNYARQIILSAGNRYLLSAEETEILLLACFFHDTGMSIDPGPRHGQFSRNLCSDFLQRTGTVIPEADILLSIVAEHDQKDTMEAAGEKDMKSRLLALLHVADDLDAFGATGIYRYTEIYLIRGIPSRNIPGNILPNLESRFNRMREMFPADSDLLQTHFKRFSYTRQFFSDCMSTPAGLTDFAFLTEKIAALILEQKHTPITFAQKIIQHPGTPFLIRQWARDFEKELGAF, encoded by the coding sequence ATGTCTGATCAGGGTTCTTTTCTGCAAACCCTCAACCTGCTTGAGAATAAGTGGCTGGACATCCTGAAGAAAGAATGTTTGCGTTGCTTTTCCAATAATTTCCTGCCGTCGCATGATTGTTCCCATCATGCCCGGGTATGGAATTATGCCAGGCAAATCATACTTTCTGCCGGCAACAGGTACCTGTTGTCTGCTGAAGAAACAGAGATTCTCCTGCTGGCCTGTTTCTTTCACGACACGGGTATGAGCATCGACCCGGGTCCCCGTCATGGTCAGTTCAGCAGAAATCTTTGTTCCGATTTCCTTCAACGAACCGGAACGGTTATTCCTGAAGCAGATATTCTTCTATCCATTGTTGCGGAGCACGATCAGAAAGACACCATGGAAGCAGCCGGAGAAAAAGACATGAAAAGCCGGTTGCTTGCTTTGCTTCATGTGGCAGACGATCTTGATGCGTTCGGTGCAACCGGCATTTACCGCTATACCGAAATTTATCTGATACGGGGAATACCCTCCCGGAACATTCCCGGAAATATCCTTCCCAATCTGGAAAGCCGTTTTAACCGGATGCGGGAAATGTTCCCGGCAGATTCCGATCTTCTTCAGACCCATTTCAAAAGATTTTCATACACCCGCCAGTTTTTCTCTGATTGCATGAGCACCCCTGCCGGGTTAACTGATTTTGCATTCCTGACGGAAAAAATTGCTGCACTTATACTGGAGCAGAAGCATACTCCCATCACTTTTGCCCAAAAAATTATCCAGCATCCCGGCACACCTTTTCTTATCCGGCAGTGGGCCAGGGATTTTGAAAAAGAACTTGGGGCTTTCTGA
- a CDS encoding methylglyoxal synthase: MERIKRIALVAHDHRKKDLVEWVEWNWQELIKHKLICTGTTGRMVENALRRKAGQDVSISLKKLKSGPLGGDQQLGALVAEGKIDILVFFWDPMQPQPHDVDVKALLRITVLYNVPTACNRSTADFLISSPLFNEPYQQRLKDYSDYINRSVTI, translated from the coding sequence ATGGAAAGAATCAAAAGAATTGCTCTGGTTGCACACGATCACCGGAAGAAAGATCTTGTGGAATGGGTCGAATGGAACTGGCAGGAACTCATAAAACACAAACTCATTTGTACCGGCACCACCGGAAGAATGGTTGAAAATGCCTTGCGGCGAAAGGCAGGGCAGGATGTGTCCATCAGTCTTAAGAAGCTCAAGTCAGGGCCGCTGGGTGGTGATCAACAACTGGGTGCACTGGTAGCTGAAGGGAAAATCGACATTCTGGTTTTTTTCTGGGATCCCATGCAGCCCCAGCCTCACGATGTGGATGTCAAAGCTCTTTTACGCATTACCGTGCTCTACAATGTTCCAACTGCCTGTAACCGTTCAACGGCCGATTTTCTTATTTCATCGCCGCTGTTCAATGAGCCGTATCAGCAGCGTCTTAAGGATTATTCAGATTACATCAACCGTTCGGTTACCATTTAA
- the mltG gene encoding endolytic transglycosylase MltG: MATAKTPKRTKRKKGKKTISRILVIAGFFFAAALIGIFYIGYRKIYGSGIHISQPEMAHIYIPTGSTLDDVADILMKQKIITDRKSFIWLAQKSGYSKKIHPGHYVARNGMSNRNLINMLKAGRQTPVKVMFHNIRTSAQLSGVVARQIEPDSLELLSFFRNDSFLKNLGFTRETILCMFIPNTYEFYWNISAREFFLRMNREYKKFWTDKRRQQAESIGLTPIEVSILASIVDEECLVKSEEPAVAGVYMNRLAKGMPLQADPTIRFAIGDYGVKRILKKHLEINSPYNTYKYTGLPPGPISVPSISAIEAVLQYTRHDYLYFCAKEDLSGEHYFSKSLAQHLEYARQYQRALNKMGVYR, encoded by the coding sequence ATGGCAACTGCCAAAACACCTAAACGAACGAAACGAAAAAAAGGGAAGAAGACCATCTCCCGCATTTTGGTGATAGCCGGTTTCTTCTTTGCGGCGGCATTGATCGGGATATTTTATATTGGATACAGAAAAATTTACGGTTCCGGAATCCATATCAGCCAGCCGGAAATGGCCCATATTTATATTCCAACGGGATCGACACTGGACGATGTTGCTGACATACTGATGAAACAGAAGATCATCACCGACAGGAAATCCTTTATCTGGCTGGCTCAAAAAAGCGGATACAGTAAAAAAATTCATCCCGGACACTATGTGGCCAGAAACGGAATGAGCAACCGGAACCTCATCAATATGCTGAAGGCCGGACGGCAAACCCCGGTGAAGGTGATGTTTCATAACATACGGACATCAGCCCAGCTTTCGGGAGTTGTGGCCCGACAGATAGAGCCGGATTCGCTCGAATTGCTGTCTTTTTTCAGAAACGATTCCTTTCTGAAAAACCTCGGATTTACCCGTGAAACAATTCTCTGCATGTTCATTCCCAATACCTATGAGTTTTACTGGAATATTAGTGCGCGTGAATTTTTCCTGCGGATGAACAGGGAATACAAGAAGTTCTGGACCGACAAACGCAGGCAGCAGGCCGAATCCATCGGACTGACCCCTATTGAAGTAAGTATACTCGCCTCTATTGTTGATGAAGAGTGTCTTGTAAAATCAGAAGAACCTGCAGTTGCCGGAGTTTACATGAACCGTCTGGCCAAAGGGATGCCTCTGCAGGCCGATCCGACCATTCGCTTTGCTATTGGAGATTACGGAGTGAAGCGCATCCTTAAAAAGCATCTTGAAATCAATTCTCCCTATAATACTTACAAATACACCGGTTTGCCGCCCGGTCCCATTTCAGTACCCTCCATTTCGGCCATCGAAGCAGTCCTTCAGTATACCCGACACGATTACCTTTATTTCTGTGCCAAAGAAGATCTGTCAGGAGAACATTATTTTTCGAAAAGCCTGGCGCAGCATCTGGAATACGCACGGCAATACCAGAGGGCTCTTAATAAAATGGGGGTCTACCGATAA
- a CDS encoding TonB-dependent receptor: MQKYLITIFLFLFPLLWLTGQQSEKGMIEGRIYNARNNEPIPFANIVIWGTNIGSTSDLDGRFLFTGLAPGYVELRVTFVGFKPYVSEQILVTNANKVYIEIPLEETLVELDAVVVKSSPFRKSEESPVSLRRIGIEEIEKNPGGNRDISRVIQAFPGVASTPAYRNDVIVRGGGPSENRFFLDGVEIPNLNHFATQGASGGPVGIINADLIREVNFYSGAFPASRGNALSSVLEFSTIDGNRDKTKFRGSVGASDLALALDGPLNSNTTYFLSARRSYLQFLFSALGLPFLPTYNDFQFKIRSRPDTKNEIIIMGLGSLDNSKLNLKANETEIQRYILGYLPENKQYTYTFGLLYRHYRENSYDTWVLSRNYLNNAVIKFKNNIETDSLKTLDYASGEGEIKFRYENNARIRRDWKTNLGGNIEFGRYRNTTYQKVFEINPFIIDYSSELTVWKWGIFGQASRELMGGRLTVSMGIRADANNYSKSMSNLFDQLSPRLSVSYGLLPKVFMNMNVGRYYQMPPYTALGLRDNEGNLVNLKNNLRYIASDHLVAGPEFLINENSRLTLEGFYKWYRNYPVSLRDSIAIASKGGDFEVFGNEPLVSKARGRAYGMELFYRNKDLAGMNIIVSYTFVRSEFQGFRPVYYPSAWDNRHLLNITALRKFRKSWNAGLKWRYVGGAPYTPFDIEKSSLQEAWDASGRAYLDYSRFNQLRLRAFHQLDLRIDKEFFFNKWSLIAYMDVQNVYGFKANRPDILVRAEDASGTPLPPAGDPPRYELKKIADNAAGTVLPTVGIIIQF, translated from the coding sequence ATGCAGAAATACCTGATAACCATCTTTTTGTTTCTTTTTCCCCTGCTCTGGTTAACCGGCCAGCAGAGCGAAAAAGGAATGATCGAAGGAAGAATATACAATGCACGGAACAATGAACCCATTCCTTTTGCCAACATTGTCATCTGGGGAACCAATATTGGAAGTACAAGCGACCTTGACGGAAGATTTCTTTTTACAGGCCTCGCTCCCGGTTATGTTGAACTGCGGGTAACGTTTGTTGGTTTTAAGCCTTATGTCTCTGAACAAATACTTGTAACCAATGCCAATAAGGTCTATATTGAAATTCCTCTTGAAGAAACCCTTGTTGAACTGGATGCCGTTGTTGTAAAGAGTTCCCCGTTCAGAAAGAGCGAAGAGAGTCCTGTTTCATTGCGGAGGATTGGCATTGAGGAAATTGAAAAGAATCCGGGAGGAAACAGGGATATTTCGCGTGTTATTCAGGCTTTTCCCGGAGTTGCATCTACCCCCGCCTACCGCAACGATGTAATCGTGAGAGGTGGCGGACCGAGTGAAAATCGTTTTTTTCTTGATGGGGTGGAAATTCCTAACCTCAATCATTTTGCCACACAGGGGGCCAGCGGTGGTCCGGTTGGAATTATCAATGCTGATCTGATAAGGGAAGTAAATTTTTATTCGGGTGCTTTCCCTGCATCGAGGGGGAACGCATTGAGTTCTGTGCTCGAATTCAGCACGATTGACGGAAACAGGGATAAGACAAAATTCAGGGGCTCGGTCGGGGCATCTGACCTGGCTCTTGCACTTGATGGGCCATTGAACAGCAACACAACCTACTTTCTCTCAGCCCGTCGCTCCTATCTGCAGTTTTTATTCAGCGCCCTAGGTCTCCCATTTTTGCCTACTTACAATGATTTCCAGTTTAAAATACGTTCGCGTCCGGATACAAAAAATGAAATCATTATTATGGGTTTAGGCTCCCTGGATAACTCAAAACTCAATCTGAAAGCCAATGAAACGGAAATTCAGAGATACATTCTCGGATACCTCCCCGAAAACAAACAGTACACTTACACGTTCGGACTACTCTACAGGCATTACCGCGAAAACAGTTACGACACCTGGGTTCTGAGCCGGAACTACCTCAACAATGCAGTGATTAAATTCAAAAACAACATAGAAACTGATTCCCTCAAAACATTAGATTATGCATCAGGCGAGGGCGAAATCAAATTCCGTTACGAAAACAATGCACGCATCCGCAGAGACTGGAAAACGAATCTGGGAGGAAATATTGAATTTGGACGGTACCGAAACACAACATACCAGAAAGTTTTTGAAATCAATCCTTTTATCATTGACTATTCCTCAGAACTAACTGTCTGGAAATGGGGAATATTTGGTCAGGCAAGCCGTGAACTGATGGGAGGCAGGTTGACAGTTTCGATGGGAATCAGGGCAGATGCCAACAATTACAGCAAAAGCATGTCGAACCTTTTTGATCAGTTATCGCCAAGACTATCCGTTTCATACGGATTGCTTCCCAAAGTATTTATGAACATGAATGTTGGCCGCTATTACCAGATGCCCCCATACACTGCCCTTGGTTTAAGAGACAATGAAGGAAACCTGGTGAACCTGAAAAATAACCTGCGGTATATTGCATCCGATCACCTGGTAGCCGGCCCCGAATTTCTGATCAACGAGAATTCACGGCTTACCCTGGAAGGTTTTTACAAGTGGTACCGGAATTATCCCGTTTCGCTTCGAGACAGTATTGCCATTGCCAGCAAAGGCGGAGACTTCGAGGTTTTCGGTAACGAACCTCTTGTATCAAAAGCCCGAGGAAGAGCCTACGGCATGGAATTGTTCTACCGGAACAAAGACCTGGCTGGAATGAACATCATTGTTTCCTACACATTTGTTCGCAGTGAATTTCAAGGATTCCGTCCTGTTTATTATCCCAGTGCATGGGATAACCGTCATCTGTTGAACATTACCGCGCTCCGCAAATTCCGAAAAAGCTGGAACGCAGGATTGAAATGGAGATATGTAGGCGGAGCACCCTATACTCCTTTCGACATCGAAAAATCTTCCCTGCAGGAAGCCTGGGATGCATCGGGAAGAGCCTACCTCGATTATTCACGTTTTAACCAGTTGCGGCTTCGGGCTTTTCATCAGCTTGATCTGCGGATAGACAAAGAGTTCTTTTTCAATAAATGGTCTCTCATAGCTTATATGGATGTTCAGAACGTGTACGGTTTTAAGGCCAACCGTCCAGACATTCTTGTCCGCGCCGAAGATGCATCAGGAACCCCTTTGCCTCCTGCAGGAGATCCTCCCCGTTACGAACTGAAAAAAATTGCAGACAATGCTGCCGGAACGGTTTTACCTACTGTAGGCATCATCATACAGTTTTAA
- the kdsB gene encoding 3-deoxy-manno-octulosonate cytidylyltransferase: protein MLFLGIIPARYASTRFPGKPLAMIHGRPMIQHVYERASRVVPEVWVATDDERIAKAVEQFGGKVVMTGRHHRSGTERCEEALRLISLRLNRHFDVVINIQGDEPFIQERQLQQIMECFDDETTAIATLVKRIDKKDDLFNPNIPKVIVGRQGQALYFSRNVIPYLRDVPADEWITHKLWLKHIGLYAYRSEILKTITQLSPAPPELAESLEQLRWLWHGYSIRVAETDIENMAVDTPEDLERINQMKFPDNE, encoded by the coding sequence ATGTTGTTTCTGGGAATAATACCTGCCCGGTACGCTTCGACAAGATTCCCCGGGAAACCGTTAGCCATGATTCATGGAAGGCCAATGATTCAGCACGTATATGAAAGAGCTTCACGCGTAGTTCCGGAGGTGTGGGTGGCAACCGATGATGAGCGCATTGCGAAGGCCGTGGAGCAGTTTGGTGGGAAGGTTGTTATGACCGGCCGTCATCACAGAAGTGGCACCGAGCGGTGTGAAGAAGCCTTACGACTAATCAGTCTCCGCCTGAACCGGCATTTTGACGTTGTTATTAATATCCAGGGTGATGAACCTTTTATTCAGGAACGGCAGCTGCAGCAAATCATGGAATGTTTCGATGATGAAACCACAGCCATAGCCACTCTGGTAAAACGGATTGATAAAAAAGATGATTTGTTTAATCCCAACATCCCGAAAGTGATCGTTGGCAGGCAGGGACAGGCTCTGTACTTCAGCAGGAATGTCATTCCGTACCTCAGGGATGTTCCCGCGGATGAATGGATTACCCATAAGCTCTGGCTGAAGCATATTGGTTTATATGCTTACCGGAGTGAGATTCTGAAGACGATTACCCAACTTTCACCGGCTCCTCCCGAGCTTGCCGAATCACTTGAGCAACTCCGCTGGCTGTGGCACGGATATTCCATCCGGGTGGCGGAAACTGACATAGAAAATATGGCAGTTGATACACCAGAAGATCTGGAACGGATTAACCAGATGAAATTTCCTGATAATGAATGA
- a CDS encoding sigma-54-dependent Fis family transcriptional regulator: protein METFTQNKEIQQIKQRFGIIGNSPGLNRAIDIARQVAPTDLSVLITGESGTGKEVFPQIIHQYSIRKHGTYIAVNCGAIPEGTIDSELFGHEKGSFTGAHESRKGYFEVANGGTIFLDEVADLPLATQVRLLRVLETGEFIRVGSSKVQKTNVRVIAATNIDILKSIQEGKFREDLYYRLNTVPIHIPPLRERTEDIPLLFRKFATDFAERYRMPPITMEPEAMEMLQNYEWPGNIRQLKNVTEQISVIEHNRVIDKNTLKKYLPDYVDVKLPALFRSDDARSFASEREILYKVLFDMKNDVNDLKKLVLEMIKSGKADEGVMENNAHIIKKLYNTSEGVLGANFRPTIEVAPEAGTIIQDTEEIVEENLSLAQKEMELIKKALEKHNGKRRNAAQELGISERTLYRKIKEYNLA, encoded by the coding sequence ATGGAAACATTCACGCAAAACAAAGAAATACAACAGATTAAACAGCGCTTCGGGATTATAGGCAACAGCCCGGGGCTGAACCGTGCCATTGATATTGCCCGACAGGTTGCCCCTACAGATCTTTCGGTTCTCATTACGGGAGAAAGTGGCACCGGCAAGGAGGTTTTCCCGCAAATAATCCACCAGTACAGCATCCGTAAGCACGGAACCTATATTGCGGTAAACTGTGGTGCTATTCCTGAAGGCACAATCGATTCCGAACTTTTCGGCCATGAGAAAGGTTCCTTTACGGGCGCTCATGAAAGCAGAAAAGGATATTTTGAAGTTGCCAACGGCGGCACTATTTTCCTGGACGAGGTGGCCGACCTGCCCCTGGCTACTCAGGTACGGCTTCTTCGTGTACTTGAAACCGGAGAATTTATCAGGGTAGGATCTTCCAAAGTGCAGAAAACCAATGTACGGGTGATAGCTGCTACCAACATCGATATCCTGAAAAGCATTCAGGAGGGTAAGTTCAGGGAAGATCTTTACTACCGGCTCAATACTGTGCCCATTCATATTCCGCCTTTACGGGAAAGGACAGAAGACATTCCACTGCTTTTCCGCAAGTTTGCCACTGACTTTGCCGAACGGTACCGTATGCCTCCCATTACCATGGAGCCGGAAGCAATGGAAATGCTTCAGAACTATGAATGGCCGGGGAATATACGGCAGCTGAAAAACGTTACCGAACAGATATCGGTAATTGAACATAACCGTGTAATCGACAAAAATACCCTGAAAAAGTACCTGCCTGATTATGTTGATGTAAAGCTCCCTGCCCTCTTCCGCTCCGATGATGCACGCTCATTTGCTTCCGAAAGAGAAATTCTTTACAAGGTTCTCTTCGACATGAAAAATGATGTCAACGACCTGAAAAAGCTGGTTCTTGAAATGATCAAATCAGGGAAAGCCGACGAAGGGGTAATGGAAAACAATGCACACATTATCAAAAAGCTGTATAACACCAGCGAAGGTGTTCTGGGTGCAAATTTCCGGCCTACCATTGAAGTTGCTCCTGAAGCCGGCACCATCATACAGGATACCGAGGAGATAGTGGAAGAAAACCTGTCTCTTGCCCAAAAGGAAATGGAATTAATAAAGAAAGCACTTGAAAAACATAATGGAAAACGAAGAAATGCTGCCCAGGAACTTGGAATCTCGGAACGTACCCTTTACAGGAAAATTAAAGAATATAATCTTGCATAG
- a CDS encoding LptE family protein: MSRSGIFLLLSLLILKGCTVNYSFSGASIDPKMKTYSVQYFANRAPIVVPTLSQQLTEALREKIRSQTKLRLVTGVGDADFSGEITRYETRATAITGNDRPAQNRLTIDVRVRYTNSVNPKESFESTFSRYKDYDANQSLAAVEQDLIKDILELLTEDIFNKAFVNW, from the coding sequence ATGTCCCGATCAGGAATTTTTCTTTTGCTGTCATTACTAATTCTGAAGGGATGCACGGTAAACTATTCTTTCTCAGGAGCCAGCATCGACCCGAAGATGAAGACCTATTCCGTGCAGTATTTCGCCAACCGGGCACCCATTGTTGTGCCAACTCTGAGCCAGCAATTGACCGAAGCCCTTCGCGAAAAAATCCGTTCCCAGACAAAACTCCGTCTGGTAACCGGTGTGGGCGATGCTGATTTTTCGGGTGAAATTACGCGGTATGAAACCCGGGCAACGGCCATTACCGGCAACGACCGGCCTGCCCAGAACCGTCTGACCATCGACGTAAGAGTACGCTATACCAATTCGGTGAATCCCAAAGAAAGTTTCGAGTCAACCTTCTCCCGCTACAAAGACTATGACGCCAACCAGAGCCTGGCAGCCGTGGAACAGGACCTTATCAAAGACATTCTGGAACTTCTTACCGAAGATATTTTCAATAAAGCCTTCGTTAACTGGTAG
- the secG gene encoding preprotein translocase subunit SecG: protein MYYVISAIILLVCVLLILVVLVQNSKGGGLVSSFAATNQIMGVKKTADFLEKATWTLAVALLVLSLAAAATMPRKTANRESLMKDQIENAIDPNAMPNFGTPAQPTQQQNQEQPAQEKKNP, encoded by the coding sequence ATGTATTACGTAATTTCAGCAATTATCCTGCTCGTTTGTGTGCTCCTTATTCTCGTTGTTCTCGTTCAGAACTCAAAAGGAGGAGGGCTTGTTTCCAGTTTTGCCGCAACCAATCAGATAATGGGGGTTAAGAAAACTGCTGATTTTCTTGAAAAGGCAACATGGACATTGGCGGTTGCCCTGCTGGTACTTTCTCTTGCTGCTGCAGCCACCATGCCGCGCAAGACAGCCAACCGTGAATCCCTTATGAAAGACCAGATTGAAAATGCCATTGATCCCAATGCCATGCCCAATTTTGGCACACCTGCCCAGCCAACACAACAGCAAAATCAGGAACAACCAGCACAGGAAAAGAAAAACCCCTGA
- a CDS encoding co-chaperone GroES codes for MSEVKIKPLADRVLVEPQEAEQKTASGIIIPDTAKEKPQRGIVVAVGPGTKDEKMEVKAGDVVLYGKYAGTEISYNGKDYLIMRQSDILAII; via the coding sequence ATGTCAGAAGTGAAAATCAAGCCTTTAGCCGACAGGGTTCTTGTGGAACCTCAGGAAGCTGAACAAAAAACTGCCAGCGGAATTATCATCCCCGACACCGCAAAGGAAAAGCCGCAACGCGGCATTGTAGTAGCCGTTGGTCCGGGAACAAAGGATGAAAAAATGGAAGTAAAAGCCGGTGATGTTGTTCTTTACGGAAAATATGCCGGTACGGAAATCAGCTATAATGGCAAGGATTATTTGATCATGCGCCAGAGTGACATACTGGCTATTATCTGA
- the groL gene encoding chaperonin GroEL (60 kDa chaperone family; promotes refolding of misfolded polypeptides especially under stressful conditions; forms two stacked rings of heptamers to form a barrel-shaped 14mer; ends can be capped by GroES; misfolded proteins enter the barrel where they are refolded when GroES binds) has translation MAKEIKFDIDARDQLKKGVDALANAVKVTLGPKGRNVVIDKKFGSPQVTKDGVTVAKEVELKNHFENIGAQMLKEVASKTNDNAGDGTTTATVLAQSIINVGLKNVTAGANPMDLKRGIDKAVAHVIESLKKQSKVIGDDFSKIEQVASISANNDIEIGKLIAEAMKKVRKEGVITVEESKTTETHVEVVEGMQFDRGYISAYFITDPEKMEAVLENPYILLHDKKISSMKDLLPVLEAIAQNGKPLLIVAEDVDGEALATLVVNKLRGALRVAAVKAPGFGDRRKEMLEDIAVLTGGVVISEEKGMKLESTTLNDLGRAEKVVIDKENTTIVNGAGDKKSINARIAQIKAQIETTTSDYDKEKLQERLAKLSGGVAVLYVGAATEVEMKEKKDRVNDALNATRAAVEEGIIPGGGVAYLRAIKDLDGLKGDNEDENTGISIIKRALEEPIRIIAENAGHDGSVVVQKVREGKDDFGFNARTEVFENLIQAGVIDPTKVARVALENAASIAGMLLTTECVLAEKEEEDKHGAGNPNMGGMGGMM, from the coding sequence ATGGCAAAAGAAATCAAATTTGATATTGATGCAAGAGATCAGCTGAAAAAAGGTGTTGATGCTCTTGCCAATGCGGTAAAGGTAACTCTGGGTCCGAAAGGACGCAATGTGGTTATTGACAAGAAATTCGGTTCCCCGCAGGTTACAAAAGACGGTGTTACCGTTGCCAAGGAAGTAGAACTGAAGAACCATTTTGAGAACATCGGCGCCCAGATGCTGAAGGAAGTTGCCTCCAAAACCAATGATAATGCCGGTGACGGAACAACCACCGCCACAGTCCTGGCTCAGTCAATTATCAACGTGGGTCTGAAAAACGTTACAGCCGGTGCCAATCCTATGGATCTGAAGAGAGGCATTGACAAGGCTGTTGCCCACGTAATTGAAAGCCTGAAAAAGCAGAGCAAAGTTATTGGCGACGATTTCAGCAAAATTGAACAGGTTGCCAGCATTTCAGCCAATAATGATATCGAAATCGGTAAACTCATTGCTGAAGCAATGAAGAAAGTGAGGAAGGAAGGCGTAATAACCGTGGAAGAATCCAAGACTACTGAAACTCATGTTGAAGTAGTTGAAGGTATGCAGTTTGACCGCGGCTACATTTCAGCCTACTTCATTACCGATCCGGAAAAGATGGAAGCCGTGCTCGAAAATCCTTACATTCTGCTGCACGACAAGAAGATATCCTCGATGAAAGATCTGCTTCCGGTTCTGGAAGCCATTGCCCAGAACGGCAAACCCTTGCTGATTGTTGCTGAAGACGTTGATGGAGAAGCTCTTGCTACTCTGGTTGTCAATAAACTTCGTGGTGCATTGCGCGTAGCCGCTGTGAAAGCTCCCGGATTTGGTGACAGAAGAAAAGAAATGCTCGAAGACATTGCCGTGCTTACCGGTGGAGTTGTGATCAGCGAAGAAAAAGGTATGAAACTCGAAAGCACCACACTGAATGACCTTGGCCGTGCCGAGAAAGTGGTTATCGACAAGGAAAACACAACAATCGTAAACGGCGCTGGTGACAAGAAGAGCATCAATGCCCGCATTGCCCAGATCAAGGCCCAGATTGAAACAACCACCTCGGATTACGACAAGGAAAAACTGCAGGAACGTCTTGCCAAACTGTCAGGCGGAGTTGCCGTACTCTACGTTGGCGCCGCTACCGAAGTGGAAATGAAGGAAAAGAAAGACCGTGTGAACGACGCTCTGAATGCTACCCGCGCTGCCGTTGAAGAAGGCATTATTCCGGGTGGCGGTGTTGCCTACCTGAGAGCAATCAAAGACCTCGACGGACTGAAGGGTGACAACGAAGACGAAAATACCGGTATTTCAATTATTAAGAGGGCTCTGGAAGAACCCATCCGCATCATTGCCGAAAATGCAGGTCATGACGGATCCGTTGTGGTGCAGAAAGTGCGTGAAGGCAAAGATGATTTCGGATTCAATGCCCGTACCGAAGTATTTGAAAACCTGATCCAGGCCGGTGTTATTGATCCTACCAAAGTAGCCCGTGTTGCACTCGAAAATGCTGCATCCATTGCCGGAATGCTCCTCACAACCGAGTGCGTGCTCGCCGAAAAGGAAGAAGAAGATAAACACGGCGCAGGCAATCCCAACATGGGAGGAATGGGAGGAATGATGTAA